The Bacillus sp. Bos-x628 genome segment TGATCATTTCGCTATTCACTATATATAGTATACTATGTTTTTTCAAAACACAATATATAGTTATGCTAAACGAAAAAAATCAACCAACCCGGCCGAACATTCATAGCCGAACTCGTACGTTCAAATAAATAGAGCAGAGCAGCATCCAAAAAAGAACTGCCCTACTCCTTATTCAACTTAAACCGAAATCTATCATAACATGAAAAAAATTCGCTTAGTAGACTAGACTTTTTATTTTATTTTTTGTAGGCATTGCACTGTAAATCTTCTGACACTTCTGTGATTTCAGCTTCAACACCTAATTCTTTTAGTACAGCTTCAAGCGCAGTGACGATAGATGCTTCTCTCACTAATTCTTTCCCATTTACAGAAACACTCGTTCCATATTCGAAACAGGAGTCATCTTCACAAGTTTGTTCCCAGTGATTGATTTTAATGTTGGGCTTCATCAACTCATCCTTTTCTGTCTAGATGTCTTATACATGTTTATAGTGTAGCGACTTCGCATTCGTTTGTAAATTTACGTGCTTACTCCTCATCAAGTCCATCATCATATTCTTCGTCTAACTCATCTATTTATTTCGCTGTAACAAGGGTAAGTGTGCCTTCTTATTCATCAAACCGATACATCATTACATCATCGTCCTTCACAACAGCAAAGTGATTATTTTTTACATCATCCTCGTTATCGTAAGAAGAATCGTTTTGCCAATTTCCTTGTCTCGATTCTATGTCGAGATGGCGCACGAACCAAATCATGCAACGATGCCGATCAAAAGGAGTAACACTCTAATCCATCTTAATTCAAGCTCTGCATTTTCCGGTAAAATGGACAGAAAAGTTTCGCGGCATGCAAAATAGCCCCTCTGATCTGACAAAAAACGTAGCGAGTCTCAGCCGGTTTATTGGCAGATGCACGGGGCTATTGAATACTCAATAGCCTTATTCTAGTTCTAGATTTACATTTTTTTGAGGTGCAAATGTAGAAATGGCATGTTTATAGATAAGCTGCTGCTTTCCTTCTGTCTCAAGCAACACCGTGAAATTGTCAAATCCTTTCACTTGGCCTCGAAGCTGAAAGCCATTTAATAAAAATACAGTGACAAATGTATTGTCTTTGCGGATCTGATTCAAAAATTGGTCCTGAATATTAATCGGTTTCATGTTTCGTCCTCCTTGATTCTGATAACTACAGTTTCGCTTTAAGTCCAAGCTTTCCTGCTATATATGCGAAAATTTCATCTTTTTTGTCAGAAAAGTGGCAAGGGGGTGTCATATCAAACCAGGTGACATCCATTTTATTACGAAACCACGTGAACTGACGCTTCGCATATCTTCGGGAATTTTGCTTTAATTGGTCAATGGCTTCATCAAGTGAGCAGTCGCCTTTGAAATAGGCATACAATTCTTTATAGCCAATCGCTTGAACGGACTGACAATCCTTCAATCCTGATTGATATAGCGCTCTCACTTCGTCGATTAAACCATTATCTAACATCATATCAATTCTTTGATGAATGCGCTCGTATAAAAGCGTTCGCTCCATCGTCAATCCTATAATTGCTGTTTCATAAAGCGGGATTTCTTGATGTCCGTTTTGCATGTCAGACATTGTCTTGCCTGTTGTATGTATGACTTCTAGCGCACGAATGACGCGGCGCACGTTATTCGGGTGAATCATTTGTGCCGCATCAGGGTCAACTGCCTTTAATTTCTCATGCAGTTGCAATGGACCATATTGCTTCTCAAAAAGGGTCATTTCCTTTTTAAAAGCCGGGTCACTTTTTTCATCTGTAAATGTGTAATCATATAAAACCGATTGTATATACAGTCCCGTGCCGCCAACAATCATTGGAATTTTGCCTCTACCTGCAATCTCTTTGATTTTCAACCGGACTAGCTGCTGAAATTCAGCTACTGAAAATGATTCCTCCGGCTGTTTCATATCAATCAGATGGTGCGGCACTCCTTCCATTTCTTCCGGGGTGATCTTTGCTGTACCAATATCCATTCCTTTATATATCTGCATAGAATCCCCGCTAATGATTTCACCATTAAATGCTTTTGCTATATCAATGCTCAGCTTTGTTTTGCCAACAGCCGTCGGACCTACTAACACAATCACTGGTTGTTTCGCTTTTTTCACATGACATCACTCTCTTTTACAAACTGCCTACAGTATAGCATAACTTCTCCTATATGCTCCATTGATCACCAGCCGAGTGGTTCATTTCCGACCACTTCGTATGTCTTCCCTTTCAAACGATGTTTATGCGTTGGCCGTTCTTCTGAACTATAGACGACACCCCCGTATGGAATGGGAACAGGATCTGTATAGGCAGAATACGTGACTTCCTCAATTTCGTGATAATGTGTACCATCGACTCTTGGTATAGCAGGTCCTGTAATGCCATAGTATCTGTGAAAATGACCCCTTTCAAATGAGGTGACCCCTCTATAGAAATGGGTATGCTGATCAGTACTGCTTCCATTAACAGGCTGAGAGAAGCCTTTTATTAAATGATAATGTTCTTCTGTAACGTCCGTACGTGCTTTATATATATGAGCGTGCGGCGGACATTTTGCCCAATCAGACGGATACAGGCCCATTTTCCACATTCCTCCTTATGATAGGCGTTCACCCAAACACATTTAGGCAAAAAGAATACACTGATCTCAGTTACAGTGATTTTATGTGAAAGGAGCCTTTTTTTATGAATCATTTTGATCCGCATTTGATCCAAGAAGATGTTAGAAGGCCTTTTGGCTTTGGATTTGGACGCCCTGGATTTGGAAGACCCGGCTTTGGATTTGGGGGACCTGGCTTTGGATTTGGGAGACCTGGATTTTTCGGTTCTCCGTTTTTAGGTGGTTTTGCTGGCGGCCTGATTGCTGGGTCACTTCTTACTCCAGGATTCGGCTATGGATACCCTTATCCACCACCATACCCACCATATCCTTATTATTAATATGACTTTTCAGTGACAACATCAAAATATAAAATCAATCGAATGTCACAAATTTTTTATGGGTGAACATTTACTTTACCGACTGTTCAGTAAAGTAGGTGTTTTTTTATATCCAAAACAAAAAAGAGCAGATTTTTAAGGACACTCTTCATATGCCGAGTGATTGTATGAAGCGGGGCAAAGAAAAACTAGCTAGAAAAAAAGAATGAAGCGATTAAACCGATTGGATCTTATAAAAAAAGTCATTTTCTCTTCTTTATGGAGAAAATGACTTTTTGATTTTAGCGGCCTATTTGAATGGTTTCTTCTAAGAGTATGTCCACATTCCCTTTCACAGCCCTTGAGATCATGCATGAGCTTTCGGCTTTATGCGCAAGCTTGCGAGCCAGTTCAATATCATGAGTTGAAGCCGTTTTTTTGAGAATCATGACAGGTCTATGGATAATCTTTTCATATGTAAAAACACCATTTGTCACATCCACTATAGCCTCAGAGCTCATGGATAAATCCTCTTTATCTAAATGGCTTCTCTCCATCATGGCCGCAAGTGTAATGATATAACATGCTGCCGCTGCACCTAAAAGCATCTCATCTGGATTTGTTCCAATACCTGGTCCGTCCATCTCTTTTGGAATCGAGATTTTTGTTTTTAATTGTTCACATGCAATTGTACCAACATCGTTACGCATACCAGGCCAGCTTGCCTGAAGATGAAAATGATGACGTGCCATATCCGTCTCTCCTTTTGTTATCACTTTTTATAGTGTAACAAGAAAACACTTGCTTGTCTTATGATGTGCACAGTCCTTATGTATATTCTTCATCCAGCACCGTTCTAATTGCTTTGACATAACGGTAAAATGTTTCATTTTTTGTATTTGACCGCCTTCGATAATCGAAACTGTCAAATAAAGCTTCACGTTGACTTCTACTAATCTCAAGTTGCACACTCTGCCCTGTTTTCGTAAGATTATTAATATTATGATTGCTCGTTCCGCTAAGAGTCGTGTGTGCAACAGCAAGTTCAGCAGAAAAACCGTTTCGCTCTAATGAGTTCACAATTTTCTCAGCTCGGTCGTAATCAGTCCCGCCGACAAGTGTATGATCTATTCCTTCCTCACCTTTATATCCATGCACTGCTAACACATAATCATGTGCTTTTGCCTGCTCAACTCCGGTCGGTTCATCAAAGTTTGTACTTGTAATATGAAGTTCTGAAGCATTTTCTCTTAATCCTTCAAATAAATACGTAGAGAATTCGTTATCAAAAAAATGGACGATCTCACTGACCCCGCCTTCAATTCTCCCGCCATGGGGTGACATCACAAGAAGACGGCTATTAGGGGCTGGGTTGGATGTAATTTGATAACTGTCACTTGTTTCGTTTTCTTCAAGTTCTTTAAAATTGCGATAAATATCCGTTGAACCGCTTTCGTCTTCTCCACCTAATGACAATGGCTCATCATGTTCCTTTGCTTGCATGGTATAATAGACGCCCCAAACAATCGCAAGCAGGAGAAGCAAAGCAAAAAACTTCTTCATTTCCGTTCTCCTTTAACAGATTTCTAAGCCGTTTCTATAATTTATTGAATCATCATGTCTTTTCATTTTTTCCACATTTTCTCTCCGAATTTGATCATAACACTCTAGATCGTGAGATTCCTCAAAAATAAGATAATTGCATTTATATACACAGAAACGCCTCCGCTGTTTGAAAACAGAGTTAGAATAGTATGACAAACAAATGAAGTTTTGTTTAAAATGACCTAGTCATATCCAGTCTGTTTTCTTTAATTCAGCATTTTTCATCATGTTTTCAATTTTTTTTGCCTGTGTCGAATAAGGTTTGTATGAGCATTGACCCTGTCATGATCCCCCTTTTTTTCTTCATCCATTCTTTAGTTCTCTAAGAAGAACTCTCCTACCTATCATCGGCTAATTCTACATTTTTTCCACCTTTTTCAATTATCCCACAAGATGTAAGCGTTTTATTTAAACAATAAGACAGCCGCCAACTTACGGGCCTAATAGCAAACGATTGCAAGCCCAGCAGGCCGTTAAGAAACCAGCACTGTGAAGCCTAAGGTCCAACCGTTTATGGTGTAACGAAGCCGGACTTCCTTGCATAAGGGTCAATATCGCGCTCTAAGATCATAAAAAAGCCCTTTACGTTTTTTCGTAAAGGGTGTCATTTTTCCGCTTTGTTTTATGTGTGAAGTCTTTCTTCTAATTGAGTAGTTGACAGGTTACGCTTCATTTTCATACATCTCATCTCCTTTTTGAATGTGCGTACGCGCTTCAATCACAATTTCAAAAAAAGTGGAAGACTCCTTGTACATGTCGCGTTCCTTATAATAATTTGCCGCATCAAGCGCTAATTCCTCTAAATCAGCGAACATTTTTTTCCTTTTTAAACCAAATAGGGCTGATATCAGTTTTTCACAGCTGTTTTTCTCCATATAGAGCGCCTGTAAAAATTGGAATTTCAACTGATAAATCTCATCTTCTAATAAAGACGCCTGTTTCATCCCTTCGGTTACTGCTTGGATCGCCTGCTCTATATCTCCAAGTTTAAAACGAGTGAGGGCAAGTGAGAACAGTGATTTCATCATCGTCGAGACCTGATCTTTTTGATAAAGTGAAATGGCTTGTTCAAAAAAGACGGAAGCGGTATGGTAAGTTCCCATACTATAATGACAAGTTCCTAAGTTGTTGAGTGCCATTGCTTTAAAATAGGACATGCACTCTTGTATTTCCAATGCTTCACAGACCTTTAAAGCCTTTTCTAAATAAGGAAGCGCTTTTTGGTACTGACTTACATCAATCAAATTGCCAGCCATAACGAAATCACATTGAATACTTCTTTTCCCATAAAGCTGGTGCTTTTTATAAATGTCTCTCGCCTTTTTTGCATAATGCATAGAGAAATAGGTTTGTTTCATATGATAGTATACTTCAGCGATTTTATAGTAAAATTCTGCTTTTTCAATCTCATCTGTCACCAAAATGAGCTGATGTTCCGCATGCTTGTAGTATGAAATGGCCTCAATATATCGCCGCTGGATAAATGCATACATCCCATGGAAAAAATGAAAGTAATAGGCCAGTAAGCCTGTCATTTCATCTTCTGCATCTTCTATTTCTTTTGGAAAGGATACAGCGTGAAGCGGCTCACTTCCAGCGTGGATTGGAGATAAGTGCTGAAGCATCATTTGATGGCGGAAATCCATTAATGAATAATAAAGTAATAAATCTTGATCTTCTTCCATATCACGGATCTCTTGCTCAACAAGGCGCTTCATTTCTTTAGCTTCTTTTACTTCAAATTTGCAAATATGCGTGTACCATTGATTGATCTTTACACCTACTTCGGAAGATGGTATTTTGTGTGCCATCCACTTCAGCCCCATTCTATCATCTCAAACTGATATCTATTATTTTACATAATTTATGATTTTAAGGCAAATTGACATGAATTACATATTTTATCTTCAGCTAGCATATTTCTATCCTTTTTACTAAGTTGAAATCGGGTTATTTTGCTCTTTTTTCTATGACGACGTATCAAATTCTCTGATTACTTCTTTTATTGCATAAATATAGCGCCTAAATGCTTTTTTCTTTCCCTTCCTTGTGTCAAAATTGTCAAAAAAGGCTTCTCTCTGCCCAGTACTAATTTCAAGTTGAACACTTTCACCACTTGCATTTTGATTATTAATGTTTTTCGGATCTGTTCCAGAAAGCCGCTCACCTTTTTGCACCACCTCTGCAGAAAAACCTCTATCTTGTAATTCACGCACCATAGCTTTGGCCATCTTTCGGTTCGTTCCCCCAACAAGCGTATGTCTCCTATCACTTTTATAACCGTGTATGGAAATAGATAATGGATATGTTTTAATCATTTGCACCAAAATCGGTTCATCGAAATTTGTACTTGTAATATGCAGATCGCGGTTGTTGTCCTTTTTCGTTCCTTCAAATAAGTAGGTAGAATAACTTTGATTAAATGCTTCTACAATTTCACTTGTTCCTGGTTCAATTTCACCGCCATGGGGTGAAAAAACGAGTAAATCGCTTCCGCCCTTTTCGTGAAATTCTATTTCATAACCATCTTTTTCATGTCGTATTAGCTGTTTAAAGCTCTCGTATTGATCACCTTTTTCTCGTTCTTTTTTATCCTCAATAGAATGACTGCATTTCACTGTCAAAAAAACACATACGATTAGAAATATGAGTCCAGTTATTAGTAGCCTTTTCATCTCACAGCTCCTTTTCATTCTCTTAGGTGCATCTTACCGCATCATTTTACTATCAAATGCTGAAGGTATTCAAAGATTGTTCTGCTCATTTAAATGAATCAGGAAAACTTTCCTGCTTTTTTATTTTGACTAGGTACTTAAGACTTCTTTTCATTTCCCCTTTTATGTATAATTCCCTTATTTCTGCTGTAAAAAACACTACAAAAATGGGTGAATTCCTCTTTCTTCATAAAAAAACTGCAAACAAAGTGTTTATCACACACCTGTTTGCAGCAATCTGTTCATATCAAATATTAGATTTTTAATCCATTCTCTAAAACTGTTAGTACTTCATCTTGCGATAACCCTTGTGCAAGTGATATTTCACTCACTAGAATCCCTCTTGCGTCATCAAGCATCTTCTTTTCACTGGAATTTAGTGCCTTCTTTTGATTTCTTCTCATTAAATCTTTCACAACGTTTGCACCATCTTCAATCGCGCCTGTTTTTAGCTTTTTCATATTCTCATCATATCTCTGCTTCCAAGTTAGCGTGTCGTCGTTTGTCTCTTCATCAAAATTGTTCATCACAACCTTTAATGTTGCTTGATCTGCAATTGGTCGTATGCCCATTTGATTGATTCTGCCCCGAGGGATCATCATTTGCATATGAGGCATTTGAATCAGAAAATATTCCTCCGTCTTACCTAAAATTTCTTTTTCTTCCATTCCTTCAATCACACCAGCTCCATGCATTGGATAAACAATTTTATCACCTATTTGAAACAAATCCGCCACCTCCGAAAGTATTCACATGATGATTATAACACATTTCATCAAATGATAAAAATTTATATTTTATCATGTTATTTTAGAACCAGTCAATTCTTTTTATTTGAAATTGTAAAGAAAAAGCCTTTTTTGCAAAAGAACCGCATCATCCAGTCCTCTTTGACACTCTTTGCATAAACTAACATTGAGTCACATTTAGGAGGGATGACAATGTGCAACTGCAAGTGCAAACATTCCCACTCAGACTGCTATAAAAAACATGACGATAATAAGCATGTTGACCAGTGTAAAGAAAAGAAGTCATATCATAAAAAAGATGATTGGTTTGAGGGTGATTTTTGGGATACTTCAAGAAGCTACGATCCCCATTATTATCCTAAAAGTGTCTGTTGCAAATGTCAGAAGCGTCGTAAAAAGAAATATGGATTTACATTTAGTGTTTGACGCTTCCATTGCTTAATGCTTTTCCGGCTGAAAAGCCGGTTTTTTTCTTTCGTATGGATAGGCTCATGAACATTGCGATCAACATAGTATATGGCAAACTGAAAAAAAGGATGCGATACAAATGAACAACATGAATAGCCAGAATACTCATTACCATCAAGGAAATCCATATCATACATTTGAAAATGTGTATACAGCCAACCATGAGCATATGATCGCGCCAAATACGCATGGCCCAATGAATATTCCAAACCATTATCATACTGGAAAAAAAGATTCTGATGGAAGTCATTACTCAAGTCATCATGCAGCCTACTCTCCATTTGCCCATCAATATAATCCATATTCAGCTTTTCCAATGAATGATGATCATCATCTTCAAGGCTCATATGTTGGATACGGCATGCCTCCATATCATCCTTACGGTTATCATGATGGCGGCCATATGATGATGGCACCCAACTATCAAATGACAGGTCATGTGAACGGAATGAATCATCCTAATGCTTTCTTACCCCGATATTACTAAACAAATAGACAAAATAAGGGCAAAACATACCATTTAATCCCATATGTAGATATGGTAGAATTTAGGTAAATAATGGATAAATTAATCCATTATTTACCTATCATCAAACAAGGGGGAAGGAAGAAATGAAAAAAACACTAATGATTCTTACGATGGGGCTGCTTACACTCATCATGGCTTTATCTGTACCGCTTGCTGCATCCGCTGAAGGAGTCAAAACGGAGGAAGGCAAAGCTTCGACCAATGCAAGACCAGCAGCACTATATGCAAAAATTACAGGAATAAGTAAGCAGGAATGGTCGTTTTCTGATATTGAGCTGACATACCGACCAAATTCTGTCCTAAGTATCGGTGCGGTTGAGTTCACATTGCCTACAGGCTTTCAAGCAACAACGAAAGATATGATCAACGGAAAAGCATTAAAAGACAGCCACATTTTAAACAGCGGAAAAACTGTCCGTATCCCAGCTAGATTCGATTTATTTGGAAGTTCACAATATACTTTACAGCTTTCACATAAAGTACTCCCTGCCGCAGGTACATATACGTTCCGCGCAGAAAACCGTACGATCAGCATCGGTTCCACATTTTATGCAGAGGATACGATTGATATTATTAAGCGACCCGTTGTGGTCACACCACCAACAAACCCTTGCGGATGCTAATTGAAATTAAAAAAGCGCTCCTTTGAACTTTGAGCGCTTTTTTATTATGGTAAGAGTCCTTTACATCACACGTTTAAACATCTTCTCCATTTCATATTTAGAGTAATGAATGATAATCGGCCGGCCGTGCGGGCATGTAAAAGGGTCAGTCGTTTGACGGAGCTCGTCTAAGAGAGCCTTTATTTCATCATGACGCAAATGGCGATTTGCTTTAATAGAGCCTTTACAGCTCATCATAATAGCGGCTTCTTCTCTTAGTTTTTTAATATCAATCCGCTTTTCGTCGAGCACCTGTTGAATAATTTCTTCTATCAGTTCAGCTTCTTCCCCCTTTGGAAACCATTGCGGATGTGACCGAACGATATAGCTCCCTGATCCGAAAGGCTCTAAAAATACTCCAACTTTCGCTAAAGCGTCTTTATGCTCTTCAATAATCAGCATATCGTTTTTTGAGTAATGGAATGTTAGTGGGACGAGCATTTCTTGAACCTCTTGTTCAATTTCGCCTACCTTCTCACGATAATATTCATATTTGATTCGTTCTTGGGCCGCATGCTGATCAATAATATAAAGTCCTCGTTCATTTTGAGCCAAAATATATGTTCCGTGCATTTGACCTATTGGATACATAATAGGAACTCGTTCGGTGTCGTCAACTGATTCAGCCGCCTCTTCTTGCATCACAGATTCCTCTTGTGAAGCAGCAGTTTCATATAAATCGACACCAGACACGTAGCTTACGTCTGACTGTTCTTCAAAAGGTGATGATAATGCCGATTGCATATCTTCGGGTTCAGACATGTCGCACGTGTCTTTCTGATTGGTCTCATAGACAGTCGATTCAAGCGAGGACGATTGATAGGCTATTGGTTTTTGTGTACTTTCTACATTCGCTTGTTTTGAATCGAAGGTTAAAAACTGCTGCTCGTTTTTCACAGTTGGCATTGGTGCTTTCTTTGGTAACGAAGCACTCGGAATGAGCTGCTGCTTTTGAAACACTTCCTTAATTCCCTGTTTAATCAGTTCATGAAGTTCCTGCTCTTTACTAAGCCTTACTTCAAGTTTTGATGGATGCACATTCACATCCACTAAAATCGGATCCATCTTCATTTCAATAAATGTAATCGGATGGCGTCCAATCGGCAGCAACGTGTGATACCCTTCATGGATGGCTTTCACCAGCGGGAAATGCTTGACATATCTGCCGTTTACAACTGAAGACATATAATTCCGCGATGCTCTCGTCACTTCTGGTAAGGAAATATACCCTTTTACTTCAAAATCAAGTGATTGTACGTAAAGTGGCAGCATTTTTTTCGCCACAGCCGTTCCATAAATGGCAGCCAATACATGCCGAACATCCCCGTTTCCATTCGTCTGAAGCAGGACTTTTCCTTGATGACGCAAGCGAATTGATACTTCTGGATGAGCAAGTGCAATCCGGTTGACAACATCTGAAATATTACCAAGCTCTGTGTGAACGGTTTTCATGTACTTTAACCGAGCAGGCGTATTAAAAAATAAATTTGTTACGAGAATTTCTGTCCCGCGTCTCCCAGATGTCTTTTGCTCTGAAATGATCTTTCCGCCTTGGAGGGCTAAATGCGTTCCAGCTCCCTCCCCTGTGCTTGTCTTCATTTCTAGATAAGAGACAGAGGCGATACTTGGGAGTGCCTCTCCTCTAAATCCGAGTGTTCTGACGCGAAAAAGATCATTTTCATCTTTGATTTTACTCGTTGCATGTCTTTGGAAGGCGAGCTTACAGTCTTCAGCATCTATTCCTACACCATTATCTATCACCCTGATAGAAGAAAGACCTGCTTCTTCTACATCAATCTCGATCACCGTGCTCTTTGCATCAATCGAATTTTCCACAAGCTCTTTCACAACTGAAGCAGGACGCTCGACGACTTCACCAGCAGCAATTTTGTTTGATAGGTCATCAGATAACTGAATAATCTTTGCCATTACCGCTCACCTCACCTTACATTATAATTTCTTTTGCAATTCAAATAACTTTGTCATGGCTTCAAGTGGTGTCATATCCATTAAATTAAATGATTTTAGTTCTTCTAAAACCGCTCGATCCTTGTTCTTGAGGACTTGTTTGGTTTGTGGTTTTTCTTCTATTTCAAAAAAGGAAAGCTGTTTTTTCTCTTGTTTCTCCGTTATTGGTGATGCAGAAACCTTAGGAATGACCTCATGTGTCCCACCCTCAAGCTCTGTTAAAATAGTCTGGGCTCTATCAATGATCGCATCAGGCAATTCAGCAAGCTGAGCTACATGTATTCCATAACTTTTATCAGCCGCACCTTCTTTGATCTGATGTAAGAAAACCACAGTCCCTTCATGTTCTTCAGCACGCACATGAACATTTTTCAACTCATTTAATTGAGATTCTAGTACAGTTAATTCATGATAATGCGTGGAAAAAAGGGTTTTTGCCCCAATATGGTCATGAACAAATTCAATGATCGCCTGCGCAAGCGCCATTCCATCATAGGTGCTTGTTCCTCGTCCGATTTCATCAAATAAAATCAAGCTATTTTTCGTTGCATGCACCATCGCATTTTTTGCTTCAAGCATTTCCACCATAAAGGTACTCTGTCCTGAAATCAAATCATCTGCTGCACCAATTCGTGTAAAGATTTGATCAAAAATAGGCAGAGTCGCCTTTGATGCAGGTACAAAACAACCGATTTGAGCAAGAATAGAGATGAGGGCCATCTGTCTCATATACGTGCTTTTCCCCGACATGTTTGGTCCTGTAATGAGTAAAATTTGTCTGCCTTTCCCCATCTGGCAGTTGTTCGGGACATACTCTTGGTGATCCATCACCTTTTCAACAACTGGATGACGTCCATCTACAACATCAACCTCATCATCTGAGAATTCCGGACGGACATAACGACGTTTTTCACTCACAGTGGCAAAGCATTGAAGCGCATCAAGCTCACTCATTTGTTTGGCGAGTAATTGTAATCTAGGAATATATCCCTTGACTTCTTCTCGAAGAGCTGTAAACAATTCATATTCCAATTCGCTAATATTTGATTCTGCCTCAAGAATGAGTGCTTCTTTTTCTTTCAATTCAGGTGTAATGTAGCGCTCTGCATTGGCGAGCGTTTGTTTTCGTTCATAACGACCTTCCTCTAGCAAATGCGTATTCGCCCTGGTCACTTCGATATAATAGCCGAATACTTTATTAAAACCGACTTTTAATGAACGAATGCCAGTATACTCTCTTTCTTGCTGTTCAAGCCGTGCAATCCAGTCCTTCCCATTCCGGCTGGCATCACGATATTCATCTAATTTCTCATTGTAGCCGTCTTTAATTAAATTGCCTTCCTTTAAAGTCATTGGCGGATTCTCATAAAGGGCATCATCTAATAATTTCAAGAGATCACCGCAAGGATCAATGTCATTTGCTCTTGATTTTGCCATTTCTTCTGGTAATGAAAGGACAAGTTCTTTTATGGCTGGTACTTGTTTTAAGGACTCCTTCAGTTGAATGAGATCACGAGCATTCACATTCCCAAATGCAACGCGTCCAGCTAAACGCTCAAGGTCATACACTTGCTTTAACCGTTCACGCAAGTCCTCTCGTTCAAAGAAATGATCCATGAGAATCTGCACCATTTCCTGACGTTCCTTAATTTGCGAAAGTCGAATTAACGGCCGATCAATCCATTGCTTCAACAGTCTTCCGCCCATGGCTGTTTTTGTTTCATCTAGCAGCCATAATAAGGAACCCTTCTTGCTTTTTGAACGAATGGTTTCTGTTAATTCAAGGTTTC includes the following:
- the hfq gene encoding RNA chaperone Hfq, with product MKPINIQDQFLNQIRKDNTFVTVFLLNGFQLRGQVKGFDNFTVLLETEGKQQLIYKHAISTFAPQKNVNLELE
- the miaA gene encoding tRNA (adenosine(37)-N6)-dimethylallyltransferase MiaA is translated as MKKAKQPVIVLVGPTAVGKTKLSIDIAKAFNGEIISGDSMQIYKGMDIGTAKITPEEMEGVPHHLIDMKQPEESFSVAEFQQLVRLKIKEIAGRGKIPMIVGGTGLYIQSVLYDYTFTDEKSDPAFKKEMTLFEKQYGPLQLHEKLKAVDPDAAQMIHPNNVRRVIRALEVIHTTGKTMSDMQNGHQEIPLYETAIIGLTMERTLLYERIHQRIDMMLDNGLIDEVRALYQSGLKDCQSVQAIGYKELYAYFKGDCSLDEAIDQLKQNSRRYAKRQFTWFRNKMDVTWFDMTPPCHFSDKKDEIFAYIAGKLGLKAKL
- a CDS encoding YmaF family protein; this translates as MGLYPSDWAKCPPHAHIYKARTDVTEEHYHLIKGFSQPVNGSSTDQHTHFYRGVTSFERGHFHRYYGITGPAIPRVDGTHYHEIEEVTYSAYTDPVPIPYGGVVYSSEERPTHKHRLKGKTYEVVGNEPLGW
- a CDS encoding spore coat protein — encoded protein: MNHFDPHLIQEDVRRPFGFGFGRPGFGRPGFGFGGPGFGFGRPGFFGSPFLGGFAGGLIAGSLLTPGFGYGYPYPPPYPPYPYY
- a CDS encoding OsmC family protein; its protein translation is MARHHFHLQASWPGMRNDVGTIACEQLKTKISIPKEMDGPGIGTNPDEMLLGAAAACYIITLAAMMERSHLDKEDLSMSSEAIVDVTNGVFTYEKIIHRPVMILKKTASTHDIELARKLAHKAESSCMISRAVKGNVDILLEETIQIGR
- a CDS encoding poly-gamma-glutamate hydrolase family protein; the protein is MKKFFALLLLLAIVWGVYYTMQAKEHDEPLSLGGEDESGSTDIYRNFKELEENETSDSYQITSNPAPNSRLLVMSPHGGRIEGGVSEIVHFFDNEFSTYLFEGLRENASELHITSTNFDEPTGVEQAKAHDYVLAVHGYKGEEGIDHTLVGGTDYDRAEKIVNSLERNGFSAELAVAHTTLSGTSNHNINNLTKTGQSVQLEISRSQREALFDSFDYRRRSNTKNETFYRYVKAIRTVLDEEYT
- a CDS encoding tetratricopeptide repeat protein, which encodes MAHKIPSSEVGVKINQWYTHICKFEVKEAKEMKRLVEQEIRDMEEDQDLLLYYSLMDFRHQMMLQHLSPIHAGSEPLHAVSFPKEIEDAEDEMTGLLAYYFHFFHGMYAFIQRRYIEAISYYKHAEHQLILVTDEIEKAEFYYKIAEVYYHMKQTYFSMHYAKKARDIYKKHQLYGKRSIQCDFVMAGNLIDVSQYQKALPYLEKALKVCEALEIQECMSYFKAMALNNLGTCHYSMGTYHTASVFFEQAISLYQKDQVSTMMKSLFSLALTRFKLGDIEQAIQAVTEGMKQASLLEDEIYQLKFQFLQALYMEKNSCEKLISALFGLKRKKMFADLEELALDAANYYKERDMYKESSTFFEIVIEARTHIQKGDEMYENEA
- a CDS encoding poly-gamma-glutamate hydrolase family protein, whose amino-acid sequence is MKRLLITGLIFLIVCVFLTVKCSHSIEDKKEREKGDQYESFKQLIRHEKDGYEIEFHEKGGSDLLVFSPHGGEIEPGTSEIVEAFNQSYSTYLFEGTKKDNNRDLHITSTNFDEPILVQMIKTYPLSISIHGYKSDRRHTLVGGTNRKMAKAMVRELQDRGFSAEVVQKGERLSGTDPKNINNQNASGESVQLEISTGQREAFFDNFDTRKGKKKAFRRYIYAIKEVIREFDTSS
- a CDS encoding CarD family transcriptional regulator — its product is MFQIGDKIVYPMHGAGVIEGMEEKEILGKTEEYFLIQMPHMQMMIPRGRINQMGIRPIADQATLKVVMNNFDEETNDDTLTWKQRYDENMKKLKTGAIEDGANVVKDLMRRNQKKALNSSEKKMLDDARGILVSEISLAQGLSQDEVLTVLENGLKI
- the bslA gene encoding biofilm surface layer hydrophobin BslA, whose translation is MKKTLMILTMGLLTLIMALSVPLAASAEGVKTEEGKASTNARPAALYAKITGISKQEWSFSDIELTYRPNSVLSIGAVEFTLPTGFQATTKDMINGKALKDSHILNSGKTVRIPARFDLFGSSQYTLQLSHKVLPAAGTYTFRAENRTISIGSTFYAEDTIDIIKRPVVVTPPTNPCGC